The genomic interval CTGCGACGTTCCAGCAAattttccttccttctcgacgTAGTTCccgttctccctctcgctgtcgatAGACAGGTCTCTTTCCGGGGAACCCTGCCTCGCTCCCCCCTCTAATCTGCctcctcccttttttcctcgttctcccccAAAGCCCTGCTTCCACCCGATCCTCactcgctctccctcctctccccttcgctcttcctcgcatGGCGGGTGTTCCTCAAGACACGCAggcctcttctgcctcagcgtcgtcgcctccttcccAACGCGACTTGGAGAGGCGGGCGTGGACTACCGCCGGCGGAACCGGCGAGCTGGCTCCCGCCCGGCGACCGAGCCACCCGAGCGCGGATGGAAGGAACGGGTCTCCTTCTCTGGCGCCCTCTTCCGCGGTCGTCTCGGAGGGAGAGGGCGGCATGACACACTCTGTCGTATCCTCTTCGACGATGCCTTTCGgtcgcttttcttccctcgcttcctcttgtcAAGACAACGCAGATGAACCGATCTGCTTCCTCCAGCCCGACCAACAGCAACACTTTCTCCTCCAGGGGCGCCTGGTGGACGACACAATCTCGAGACCGGCGcgctcgcttttctcgctcgtctCAGGAGCCGCGAGCGACGACGCCCCCGCGCCTCATCAtgcagcagccgcggcgTCCGCTGGGGTGTTCGTCCACCCCAGCGGCGCGTTGCAGTCTGCAGAGCCGGGATCGACGGCCAACCGTGCCGCGGAGGCGGCTGGCAGCCCATGTCTTCGGCAAggctcttcgctcttttcctCGGCGTCTGGCGCCTCTGGGCGGAGTTTGGGCCTCTCACGCTCAGTGGAGAAGATCATTGAGAGCGGGGAGGTGCAGATGGACGACATCGAGCCGGAGCAGGCGGCAGACATTTCCAAGGCGCTGCTCCTCCACACACAGCACCACCATATGCTGCTTCAGAGCGAGAGCCTCCCGCGAACACCGCTGACCGTGCACCCGCTGTCACCCTTCCGGCAGAAGGAGCCAGGCGCCGAGAGAGGCACGCCGACTGCTGGAggcttcgcctctgcagaaCGCGGGACTCGAACCTTGAACATCATTCGCGAGGTGTACGAGGGATACcagtcttcgtcgccttcttccgcgaGGCACCTCTCCGAGgacgggagaggaggcgaggacgggagaggaggcgaggacgggagaggaggcgaggacggaagaggaggcgaggacggaagaggaggcgaggacgggagaggaggcgaagccgaGGCTCTGATGAAGGCCTCACCCAGAGACGAGGCTCCAGAGAccgcggagacgcgcagaTCCACCCACGAgcgggagaaagacaaggcAGTCTCCGTGCACGCGCGTCCAGGcactgaagacgaaggcagCGGGGCTTCGGGGCAACTCTCGGCTCCTCGAGAGTATCGACAGGCGGCGAGTGATGCTGAGAAAGGGCACAGCGGCGCCCACACGTCTAGCAGACAGGACAGGGAGGACCGAGGCGGCGGCGTTGCCCTCCCGtcagagacggaggaggagcaggaaCGGCGGCTGCTGGACGAAATTGAGGCACGACTGACCCAGGATGCCGAAGGTTTCCTTGAGGGCGCGAAACTGGAACTGGAGGATTTGCGACTGAGTGCAGAGCGAGAagtcctcgctctccagtACATCCCCTTCAAGGCAGAtcgcctcctcgcgcttcccACCAGCTGCCGGGAGAGCCTCCTCGGcatcttcgtctgtctctgtctccaacACATTGAGAGGTGAGAAATGCAGACACAACATTCACCCTTGGGTGTAACAAGCAACGCGTGaccggaggcagagagggtCGTCTGCAGAGGGGGAAGACAGTGAAGAGCCGACAACGCGCATGCTACTGTCGTATCAGCATCCACCATCCTTTGGTAGTTTCACTTCTGGCTTTTTTCTGTACCTCACacggtcttcctctctccttatctcttcatcttcgtcgcGTTATTTCTGTGCAcgcccctctctcttcattactctctctctgccttacacactctctctctccgtctcgctgtctccctacctccctccccttctctgtttatttctctcgctctctgccttgctcgactctcctctctccgtctctcttctttatttcgtttgcttcgctttcgtccagtttcttcctgcttctggAGTTTCCTCGCCCTTCGTTCATGCACTTCCATGTCTTCCGGATTTCTCAAGAGTTCCTTCGTTTGCGTCTCGCTCacggtttccttctttctgacGGCCTGCTGCTTTTCTCCACATCGCCTttgcgctctctctcctctctctaaCTCTTctgattcttctctccagcctgAGCCCTGAGCTGCAAAGCCAGGTCGCGGAGTGGAGTCTTATTTTTCTCCACACACTCGCCACCCCCCAGGTGCTGAACGTCGACGCGAATGTGGAGAAGAGTCTCGTTCGTCCTATCATTCTGCGGGACCGTCTGTTAAAAGACGGATTAAAGGTAAACTCCAAAGCAGGTATATCGACGCGATTGATCATCCCCTCTACCGGCTGACACACTCTGCATGTGGATCGGGAATGAAGAGGCACGTAGACATGTATACATTTGCACAAAGTACATACAtgcatccatatatatatatatatatatacgtacatacatgtacacacatacacacatatctatgtatctatctatctatctatctatctatatttctatctatctatctatctatgcatgtatttatatatgtttgCCTGTGCAAATGTGCGGAGCTACGTGATGTCTGTTGGTCATTTGAGGCTTCTACTGTTAACGGTTACGTCGTtatttttcgtctctctctccccttcctcacTCGTTCCTCAGTCTGTTCttgtgtttttcgtttcacCGGCAtctttcctctgtcgtgtttccttgtctccgtgtctctctggcCTCTGTCGATTCTccgtcttgttcttcgtttctctgcacggtctgcatgcgtacctccctgcggcttcttctccgtttccagACTTCGGACATCCTGAGTCCGGCGCCGTTGGTGAAGGTCGTGGCGGACGCTTGCGAGGCGATGCAGCCGGAAGTCAATTCGATTTTCAACACCCTTCACTCAGAGATGTCTTGCTTTGCTCACCTAGGCATTTCTCAGGACTCGGCACCTGCCTCGCCAGTCGCGCCCGGAGCAGCTGGCGCCCAGCGACCCAGAACCAGGTCGcagtctccttcgttctcttcttctgaagcTGCTGACTCATCCGCCGGAGTCGAGCCGCGCCGACGGTCGAGCCGGAGGGACATTCTGTCTTCGTTGCCCGCGGCGCCGCATGCGCAgtacgcgagagagagacagggaatcATGGACGACTCTGAGGAAGACGGTGCGAGGCCTTCGGGCGCTCAGCGAGTCGAGGGAGTTGAGCCGCGCGGAGTCGCGGCGTATGTGTACTCTTCAGGTTTGCGGCGGGGGTCGGACGCCTCGGACGCGGAGCGAGGCGCGACCATCGGACTGGGCAgacgcggcgaagaagaagactcttccttcctcgaagAGGCTGGACAGACTGTGAGCGAGCATCTCCGCAGGCGCTTGACAGTtgagcggagaagagaagagctgcatgcgcggcgccgggaggctgcagagagagcggaagatggaggagaggagactatggagagaagcaggcggagagagaacgacgaggaATTGCTCAGCTCGCCAAGGGAGAACGGAGAGCCTGGTGCACCACCGGACACTGCGTCTGTCGACAGAAACAGCGAGTCGCAGACGCTTGCCTCGTCCTCGgtcgctgcctcctctccgtctgttGGCTGCAGACACGACTCTCACGCGGTTGTTTTTACGTCGGTTGCGGCGCATCCTTTGTCAGGAGGgtcgtctccgctctctggTTCTGCGCGCACTGAggcgccgcatgcagccgctACCCTGCGCGTGTGTgtagagaagagagaggaggaggacgaggcgcTCGTGGCGGCCGTCGGATGcgtggaggagaaggagagtttcgatgaagaaggcagtggCTG from Toxoplasma gondii ME49 chromosome VIIa, whole genome shotgun sequence carries:
- a CDS encoding hypothetical protein (encoded by transcript TGME49_203300~Predicted trans-membrane domain (TMHMM2.0):1076-1099:1105-1128), producing the protein MAGVPQDTQASSASASSPPSQRDLERRAWTTAGGTGELAPARRPSHPSADGRNGSPSLAPSSAVVSEGEGGMTHSVVSSSTMPFGRFSSLASSCQDNADEPICFLQPDQQQHFLLQGRLVDDTISRPARSLFSLVSGAASDDAPAPHHAAAAASAGVFVHPSGALQSAEPGSTANRAAEAAGSPCLRQGSSLFSSASGASGRSLGLSRSVEKIIESGEVQMDDIEPEQAADISKALLLHTQHHHMLLQSESLPRTPLTVHPLSPFRQKEPGAERGTPTAGGFASAERGTRTLNIIREVYEGYQSSSPSSARHLSEDGRGGEDGRGGEDGRGGEDGRGGEDGRGGEDGRGGEAEALMKASPRDEAPETAETRRSTHEREKDKAVSVHARPGTEDEGSGASGQLSAPREYRQAASDAEKGHSGAHTSSRQDREDRGGGVALPSETEEEQERRLLDEIEARLTQDAEGFLEGAKLELEDLRLSAEREVLALQYIPFKADRLLALPTSCRESLLGIFVCLCLQHIESLSPELQSQVAEWSLIFLHTLATPQVLNVDANVEKSLVRPIILRDRLLKDGLKTSDILSPAPLVKVVADACEAMQPEVNSIFNTLHSEMSCFAHLGISQDSAPASPVAPGAAGAQRPRTRSQSPSFSSSEAADSSAGVEPRRRSSRRDILSSLPAAPHAQYARERQGIMDDSEEDGARPSGAQRVEGVEPRGVAAYVYSSGLRRGSDASDAERGATIGLGRRGEEEDSSFLEEAGQTVSEHLRRRLTVERRREELHARRREAAERAEDGGEETMERSRRRENDEELLSSPRENGEPGAPPDTASVDRNSESQTLASSSVAASSPSVGCRHDSHAVVFTSVAAHPLSGGSSPLSGSARTEAPHAAATLRVCVEKREEEDEALVAAVGCVEEKESFDEEGSGCELQLPEEQEQMLNPNSLRSEQPTRYNFPAFSRAQSGRTSWNPSPWERRSPEGTFGSEDGASALLPSYPPSAKTVLLRELTTALVTSGSFDARVQFMLQVFAVDLLHLNPLILIRLEHHLAADLLDLLRASTKEGARQKTWRRLKIAGAAIGGGVLVALTAGLAAPGIVAGIASLGLGGAGVSAFLASAGGMAVIVSLFGAGGAGLTGWKYSRRIANIKIFEFDMLNGKTPSSLGVTVCVSGYLRTFDDIALPWLQGCPHACSDLLALKWEPNILKSLGGMVVQMLSQDFAVAAGKYYLQHTALGGLTFALFWPMALIQYAASLDNTWSLCRERAQQAGRLLADAISDTQAVGQRPVSLVGYSMGARVIFYCLQTLWKRRKLHVVCDCVLIGLPASLNTKQWSAARDVVSRRLINVYSRSDWLLAFLYRWMEWGLQVAGLGPVKNVPGVENYDVTGLVKSHAQYPEMMPDILAFIGFDA